From a single Eubalaena glacialis isolate mEubGla1 chromosome 15, mEubGla1.1.hap2.+ XY, whole genome shotgun sequence genomic region:
- the PES1 gene encoding pescadillo homolog isoform X1, giving the protein MGGLEKKKYERGSATNYITRNKARKKLQLSLADFRRLCILKGIYPHEPKHKKKVNKGSTAARTFYLIKDIRFLLHEPIVNKFREYKVFVRKLRKAYGKSEWNTVERLKDNKPNYKLDHIVKERYPTFIDALRDLDDALSMCFLFSTFPRTGKCHVHTIQLCHRLAVEFMHYVITARALRKVFLSIKGIYYQAEVLGQPIVWITPYTFSHDHPTDVDYRVMATFTEFYTTLLGFVNFRLYQSLNLHYPPKLEGQAHAEAKASEDTYALDSESSMEKLASLSASLARVVVPAEEEEAEVDEFPADGEMVVQEDCRKELEAQEKHKKLFEGLKFFLNREVPREALAFVIRSFGGNVSWDKSLCIGATYDVTDSGITHQIVDRPGQQTPVIGRYYVQPQWVFDSVNARLLLPVADYFPGVQLPPHLSPFVSEKEGDYMPPEKLKLLALQRGEHPGNLNESEEEDEEEDDEGDGDEEGGKEVEEEEDKEAGSEREEEARLTAPEEPRMERKKPRVMAGTVKLEDKQRLAQEEESEAKRLAIMMMKKREKYLYNKIMFGKRRKIREANKLVEKRKAHDEAVRSEKKAKKARPE; this is encoded by the exons ATGGGAGGCCTGGAGAAGAAGAAG TATGAACGAGGCTCTGCTACCAACTACATCACCCGAAACAAAGCCCGGAAGAAGCTGCAGCTGAGCCTGGCCGACTTCAG GCGGCTGTGCATCCTGAAGGGCATTTATCCCCATGAACCCAAACACAAGAAGAAGGTCAACAAGGGCTCCACGGCAGCCCGAACCTTTTACCTTATCAAAGACATCAGATTCCTCCTCCATGAACCCATTGTCAACAAGTTCCGGGAGTACAAG gtGTTCGTCCGGAAGCTGCGGAAAGCCTATGGGAAGAGTGAGTGGAACACGGTGGAGCGGCTGAAGGACAACAAGCCCAACTACAAGCTCGACCACATCGTCAAGGAGCG GTACCCCACGTTCATAGATGCCCTGCGGGACCTGGACGACGCCCTCTCCATGTGCTTCCTCTTCTCCACCTTCCCACGGACCGGCAAGTGCCACGTGCACACCATCCAGCTGTGCCACCGGCTGGCCGTGGAGTTCATGCACTACGTCATCACCGCCCGTGCCCTGCGCAAG GTCTTCCTGTCCATCAAAGGCATTTACTACCAGGCCGAGGTGCTGGGCCAGCCCATCGTGTGGATCACGCCCTACACCTTCTCCCACGAC CACCCAACAGACGTGGACTACAGGGTCATGGCCACCTTCACCGAGTTCTACACCACCCTGCTGGGGTTCGTCAACTTCCGCCTCTACCAGTCGCTTAACCTGCACTACCCTCCGAAG CTCGAGGGTCAGGCCCATGCAGAAGCGAAGGCCAGCGAGGACACCTACGCTTTGGACTCCGAGAGCTCTATGGAG AAACTGGCCTCTCTCAGTGCCAGTCTGGCCCGTGTGGTGGTGCctgcggaggaggaggaggccgaggTGGATGAGTTTCCTGCTGACGGG GAGATGGTGGTGCAGGAGGACTGCAGGAAGGAGCTGGAGGCGCAGGAAAAGCACAAGAAGCTCTTCGAGGGTCTGAAGTTCTTCCTGAACCGTGAGGTGCCCCGGGAGGCCCTGGCCTTTGTCATCAG GAGTTTTGGGGGGAACGTGTCCTGGGACAAATCTCTGTGCATTGGGGCCACATACGACGTCACAGACTCTGGCATCACCCACCAGATTGTCGACCGGCCTGGGCAACAGACCCCCGTCATCGGCAG GTACTATGTGCAGCCCCAGTGGGTGTTTGACTCCGTGAACGCCCGGCTCCTCCTTCCTGTGGCAGACTATTTCCCCGGGGTGCAGCTGCCTCCACACCTCTCGCCCTTCGTGTCAGAGAAGGAGGGCGATTACATGCCCCCTGAGAAGCTGAAGTTGCTGGCCCTGCAGCGGGGGGAGCACCCAG GAAATTTGAATGAATCtgaagaggaggatgaggaggaagatgatgaaggtgatggtgatgaagagggaggaaaagaagtggaggaggaagaagacaaggaggcTGGTtcagaaagggaggaagaggcCCGACTGACGGCCCCGGAGGAGCCGAGGATGGAGCGGAAG AAGCCCAGGGTGATGGCGGGCACAGTGAAGCTGGAGGATAAGCAGCGACTGGCCCAGGAGGAGGAGAGTGAGGCCAAGCGCCTGGCCATCATGATGATGAAG
- the PES1 gene encoding pescadillo homolog isoform X2 produces MGGLEKKKYERGSATNYITRNKARKKLQLSLADFRRLCILKGIYPHEPKHKKKVNKGSTAARTFYLIKDIRFLLHEPIVNKFREYKVFVRKLRKAYGKSEWNTVERLKDNKPNYKLDHIVKERYPTFIDALRDLDDALSMCFLFSTFPRTGKCHVHTIQLCHRLAVEFMHYVITARALRKVFLSIKGIYYQAEVLGQPIVWITPYTFSHDHPTDVDYRVMATFTEFYTTLLGFVNFRLYQSLNLHYPPKLEGQAHAEAKASEDTYALDSESSMEKLASLSASLARVVVPAEEEEAEVDEFPADGEMVVQEDCRKELEAQEKHKKLFEGLKFFLNREVPREALAFVIRSFGGNVSWDKSLCIGATYDVTDSGITHQIVDRPGQQTPVIGRYYVQPQWVFDSVNARLLLPVADYFPGVQLPPHLSPFVSEKEGDYMPPEKLKLLALQRGEHPGNLNESEEEDEEEDDEGDGDEEGGKEVEEEEDKEAGSEREEEARLTAPEEPRMERKPRVMAGTVKLEDKQRLAQEEESEAKRLAIMMMKKREKYLYNKIMFGKRRKIREANKLVEKRKAHDEAVRSEKKAKKARPE; encoded by the exons ATGGGAGGCCTGGAGAAGAAGAAG TATGAACGAGGCTCTGCTACCAACTACATCACCCGAAACAAAGCCCGGAAGAAGCTGCAGCTGAGCCTGGCCGACTTCAG GCGGCTGTGCATCCTGAAGGGCATTTATCCCCATGAACCCAAACACAAGAAGAAGGTCAACAAGGGCTCCACGGCAGCCCGAACCTTTTACCTTATCAAAGACATCAGATTCCTCCTCCATGAACCCATTGTCAACAAGTTCCGGGAGTACAAG gtGTTCGTCCGGAAGCTGCGGAAAGCCTATGGGAAGAGTGAGTGGAACACGGTGGAGCGGCTGAAGGACAACAAGCCCAACTACAAGCTCGACCACATCGTCAAGGAGCG GTACCCCACGTTCATAGATGCCCTGCGGGACCTGGACGACGCCCTCTCCATGTGCTTCCTCTTCTCCACCTTCCCACGGACCGGCAAGTGCCACGTGCACACCATCCAGCTGTGCCACCGGCTGGCCGTGGAGTTCATGCACTACGTCATCACCGCCCGTGCCCTGCGCAAG GTCTTCCTGTCCATCAAAGGCATTTACTACCAGGCCGAGGTGCTGGGCCAGCCCATCGTGTGGATCACGCCCTACACCTTCTCCCACGAC CACCCAACAGACGTGGACTACAGGGTCATGGCCACCTTCACCGAGTTCTACACCACCCTGCTGGGGTTCGTCAACTTCCGCCTCTACCAGTCGCTTAACCTGCACTACCCTCCGAAG CTCGAGGGTCAGGCCCATGCAGAAGCGAAGGCCAGCGAGGACACCTACGCTTTGGACTCCGAGAGCTCTATGGAG AAACTGGCCTCTCTCAGTGCCAGTCTGGCCCGTGTGGTGGTGCctgcggaggaggaggaggccgaggTGGATGAGTTTCCTGCTGACGGG GAGATGGTGGTGCAGGAGGACTGCAGGAAGGAGCTGGAGGCGCAGGAAAAGCACAAGAAGCTCTTCGAGGGTCTGAAGTTCTTCCTGAACCGTGAGGTGCCCCGGGAGGCCCTGGCCTTTGTCATCAG GAGTTTTGGGGGGAACGTGTCCTGGGACAAATCTCTGTGCATTGGGGCCACATACGACGTCACAGACTCTGGCATCACCCACCAGATTGTCGACCGGCCTGGGCAACAGACCCCCGTCATCGGCAG GTACTATGTGCAGCCCCAGTGGGTGTTTGACTCCGTGAACGCCCGGCTCCTCCTTCCTGTGGCAGACTATTTCCCCGGGGTGCAGCTGCCTCCACACCTCTCGCCCTTCGTGTCAGAGAAGGAGGGCGATTACATGCCCCCTGAGAAGCTGAAGTTGCTGGCCCTGCAGCGGGGGGAGCACCCAG GAAATTTGAATGAATCtgaagaggaggatgaggaggaagatgatgaaggtgatggtgatgaagagggaggaaaagaagtggaggaggaagaagacaaggaggcTGGTtcagaaagggaggaagaggcCCGACTGACGGCCCCGGAGGAGCCGAGGATGGAGCGGAAG CCCAGGGTGATGGCGGGCACAGTGAAGCTGGAGGATAAGCAGCGACTGGCCCAGGAGGAGGAGAGTGAGGCCAAGCGCCTGGCCATCATGATGATGAAG